One genomic segment of Arachis duranensis cultivar V14167 chromosome 4, aradu.V14167.gnm2.J7QH, whole genome shotgun sequence includes these proteins:
- the LOC107485398 gene encoding putative zinc transporter At3g08650, with protein MLRMAPNLKLRLCVTLLFLVSSVLLFGISNAESEGGVSQIVRSAPDKDVGANVFDGTGVEGSFKFEDGNTMKTNRKGGNNRVSISTVALFTLAMAAAAGLGAVPFFFVELDPQWAGLCNGMAAGVMLAASFDLIQEGQEFGAGNWVVTGILSGGIFIWLCKKFLEQYGDVSMLDLKGADAAKVVLVIGIMTLHSFGEGSGVGVSFAGSKGFSQGLLVTLAIAVHNIPEGLAVSMVLASRGVSPQNAMLWSVITSLPQPIVAVPSFICADAFSKFLPFCTGFAAGCMIWMVVAEVLPDAFKEASASQVASAATLSVAFMEALSTLFQNFTHDYNSEDASGFFVSLLFGLGPFLGGVILVAFALAFHLQHALLMGTGCGIAFVLGAWRPMQLILSSKLGLIPIMLLLAMGASLVHFTSSSVLKMASKKTSGGDLPTLTGFPLSVHTLQSFISCGTVAFHALAEGLALGVAAPKAYGLGRHMVLPVSLHGLPRGAAVASCIFGATDSWHGSLASAAIIGFMGPISAIGAILTGIDYSGLDHIMVLACGGLFPSFVTIVKRALSLDKRKSTCGLILGMGFATLCLTFTRLVCLHTPYCNSAPEAVR; from the exons ATGTTGCGCATGGCTCCAAATCTAAAGCTTAGGTTATGTGTTACCTTGTTGTTTTTAGTCTCAAGTGTTCTTCTATTTGGCATTTCAAACGCGGAATCTGAAGGAGGAGTTTCACAAATAGTCAGATCTGCCCCGGATAAGGATGTAGGAGCCAATGTATTTGATGGAACTGGTGTAGAGGGTTCCTTTAAGTTTGAGGATGGTAATACTATGAAGACTAATAGGAAGGGTGGAAATAATAGAGTTTCTATTTCTACAGTCGCATTATTTACATTGGCGATGGCAGCTGCCGCTGGTTTAGGTGCTGTGCCCTTCTTCTTTGTGGAGCTTGATCCGCAGTGGGCTGGATTGTGCAATGGAATGGCTGCAGGTGTCATGTTGGCTGCAAGCTTTGACCTCATACAGGAAGGGCAGGAATTTGGTGCGGGAAATTGGGTTGTCACTGGGATTCTATCTGGTGGAATCTTTATTTGGCTATGCAAGAAG TTTCTTGAGCAATATGGGGATGTAAGCATGCTGGATTTAAAAGGTGCAGATGCAGCTAAAGTTGTTCTTGTGATTGGAATAATGACTCTCCATTCTTTTGGGGAGGGATCTGGGGTTGGCGTCTCTTTTGCTGGCTCAAAGGGTTTTTCTCAAGGCCTGTTGGTAACTTTGGCTATTGCTGTACACAACATCCCAGAGGGATTAGCGGTGAGCATGGTGCTGGCATCAAGGGGTGTCTCTCCACAAAATGCTATGTTGTGGAGTGTAATCACTTCCTTACCTCAG CCAATTGTAGCTGTTCCTTCATTTATTTGTGCTGATGCATTCAGCAAGTTCCTTCCTTTTTGTACGGGATTTGCTGCTGGATGCATGATTTGGATGGTTGTTGCAGAAGTTCTTCCTGATGCATTCAAG GAAGCCTCAGCTTCACAGGTTGCATCAGCGGCAACCCTTTCTGTAGCATTCATGGAAGCTCTCAGCACCTTATTTCAGAATTTCACTCATGACTACAA CTCTGAGGATGCTTCTGGCTTCTTTGTCTCACTACTTTTTGGCCTGGGGCCATTTCTTGGTGGAGTTATCCTGGTTGCATTTGCTCTTGCGTTTCATCTCCAGCATGCTCTCCTTATGGGCACGGGTTGTGGCATTGCCTTTGTTCTTGGAGCCTGGCGACCAATGCAGCTTATTTTGTCTTCGAAATTAGGACTTATTCCCATTATGTTACTCCTTGCAATGGGGGCTTCATTGGTCCATTTTACCTCTTCAAGTGTATTGAAGATGGCGTCCAAAAAGACCTCGGGTGGTGACTTGCCTACACTTACAGGTTTTCCACTTAGTGTTCACACCCTTCAATCATTCATATCATGCGGCACAGTCGCTTTTCACGCATTAGCAGAAGGACTAGCATTGGGAGTGGCTGCACCAAAAGCATACGGACTTGGTCGTCACATGGTCCTTCCGGTCTCCCTACATGGGCTCCCTCGAGGCGCAGCTGTGGCTAGCTGCATCTTCGGTGCCACAGATAGCTGGCATGGTTCCCTTGCCTCTGCTGCCATAATCGGATTTATGGGTCCAATATCAGCAATAGGGGCTATCCTCACCGGTATTGACTATAGTGGCCTTGATCACATAATGGTTCTTGCTTGTGGTGGATTGTTCCCTAGCTTTGTAACTATAGTTAAAAGAGCACTTAGTTTGGATAAGAGGAAGAGCACATGTGGCCTCATTCTCGGTATGGGGTTTGCTACACTCTGTCTAACTTTCACTAGGTTGGTTTGCTTGCATACACCTTACTGCAATTCTGCACCTGAAGCTGTAAGATAA